In one Pseudomonas sp. SG20056 genomic region, the following are encoded:
- the tssF gene encoding type VI secretion system baseplate subunit TssF, whose product MSFNHYYQSELTALRQLGKRFAERSPALAPFLGQAGRDPDVERLLEGFAFLTGRLRQKLDDELPELTHSLMHLLWPNYMRPLPAFSMLQFDPLKRPGGALLVPRHTPVESKPIQGVTCRFRTAFATEVLPLALNGLDYSVKGDGALLSLRLAMSADGHLGDLNLKQLRLHLSGERYISQLLYLSLLRHLGGVQLVLLNAAGKPLQGPDERPLIPLQLPASNVQPVGFAEDQALIPYPLNTFRGYRYLQEYFAFQDKFLFVDLLGLDVLKRVPEDVLKQARGIELRFDIHKAGVQRIRPTLDNVRLYCTPVVNLFAHDAIPIRLDGKQDQYLLLPSELDSEHCGVFSVDRVTGWKPGGKGYEEYVPFESFEHDASFDVPLARPHYSVRQQPSLLGDGLETYLSFGLRNLDQHETLSIELTCTNQNLPRQLGLGDICMPCEDTPEFLTFRNISAVTPSYAPPLHRDFLWKLISNMSLNYLSLANVDALKVILETYDLPRYYDQHAEKVSKRLLDGLKSISHQHVDRLHRGLPVRGVRTQLTINPEGYVGEGDLFLFATVLNEFFALYASLNSYHELRVQSTQGEVYQWTPRMGLQPLL is encoded by the coding sequence ATGTCTTTTAACCACTACTACCAGAGCGAACTCACCGCCCTGCGCCAACTCGGCAAGCGTTTTGCCGAGCGCAGCCCGGCGCTGGCGCCGTTTCTCGGCCAGGCCGGGCGCGACCCGGATGTCGAGCGGCTGCTGGAAGGTTTCGCCTTTCTTACCGGGCGTCTGCGGCAGAAGCTCGATGACGAGTTGCCGGAGCTGACTCATTCGCTGATGCACCTACTGTGGCCGAACTATATGCGTCCGCTGCCGGCGTTCAGCATGTTGCAGTTCGACCCACTCAAGCGTCCGGGCGGAGCCTTGTTGGTGCCACGGCATACGCCGGTGGAGTCCAAGCCGATCCAGGGCGTGACCTGCCGCTTCCGCACCGCCTTTGCCACCGAGGTGCTGCCACTGGCGCTGAATGGTCTGGATTACTCGGTCAAGGGTGACGGTGCGCTGCTCAGCCTGCGTCTGGCGATGAGTGCCGATGGTCATCTGGGTGATCTCAACCTCAAGCAGTTGCGTCTGCACCTTTCCGGTGAGCGCTATATCAGCCAGTTGCTGTACTTGAGCCTGTTGCGCCATCTCGGCGGTGTGCAGCTGGTGCTGCTGAATGCGGCTGGCAAGCCGCTGCAAGGGCCTGATGAGCGTCCATTGATACCGCTGCAGCTGCCGGCCAGCAACGTTCAGCCGGTGGGTTTTGCCGAAGATCAGGCACTGATCCCCTACCCGCTGAACACCTTCCGCGGGTACCGCTACCTGCAGGAATACTTCGCCTTTCAGGACAAGTTCCTGTTCGTCGACCTGCTCGGCCTGGATGTACTCAAGCGCGTTCCCGAGGACGTGCTCAAGCAGGCGCGCGGCATCGAGCTGCGTTTCGATATCCACAAGGCCGGCGTGCAACGTATCCGCCCGACCCTGGATAACGTGCGCCTGTATTGCACGCCGGTGGTCAACCTGTTCGCCCATGACGCCATCCCGATTCGCCTCGACGGTAAACAGGATCAGTACCTGCTGCTGCCTTCGGAACTCGACTCCGAGCATTGCGGGGTGTTCTCGGTGGATCGCGTCACCGGCTGGAAGCCCGGCGGCAAAGGTTACGAAGAGTACGTGCCGTTCGAATCCTTCGAGCACGACGCCAGCTTCGATGTGCCCCTGGCGCGCCCGCACTACAGCGTGCGTCAGCAACCTTCGCTGCTTGGCGACGGCCTGGAAACCTACCTGAGCTTCGGCCTGCGTAACCTCGATCAGCACGAAACGCTGTCCATCGAGCTGACCTGCACCAATCAGAACCTGCCACGTCAGCTGGGCCTCGGTGATATCTGCATGCCCTGCGAGGACACCCCGGAGTTCCTCACCTTCCGCAATATCAGCGCAGTCACGCCGAGCTATGCGCCGCCGCTGCACCGCGATTTCCTCTGGAAACTGATCAGCAACATGTCGCTGAACTACCTGTCGCTGGCCAACGTCGACGCGCTCAAGGTGATCCTGGAAACCTACGACCTGCCGCGCTACTACGACCAGCACGCGGAGAAGGTCAGCAAGCGCCTGCTCGACGGCCTGAAAAGCATCAGCCACCAGCACGTCGACCGCCTGCATCGCGGCCTGCCGGTGCGCGGTGTACGCACGCAATTGACGATCAACCCCGAGGGTTATGTGGGCGAGGGTGACCTGTTCCTCTTCGCCACCGTACTCAATGAATTTTTCGCCCTGTATGCCAGCTTGAACTCGTACCACGAGCTGCGCGTACAGAGCACACAGGGAGAGGTGTACCAATGGACGCCGCGCATGGGGCTACAGCCCCTGCTCTAA